In Archangium lipolyticum, the following are encoded in one genomic region:
- a CDS encoding YhfC family intramembrane metalloprotease — protein sequence MFSGLDVRLIASFVAAITFDILMPVVVVLWVRRRFGVAWRVIGIGALAFALSQLFTRVPAIQVIQYLLMDELKASAVLMNVWIAVLSLTAGLFEETARLIAFKYPLKDQRTWRNAIGFGAGHGGLESAVLIGGLAIIGLINVVVLSRMDVSTLPLAPEQLEQVRAAKAQISAIRWWEPLLGAYERVGAMLLHIAMTVLVLQRFLRNQRRWYWLAVGTHALMNGAAVVAMKAGGPFAAEGVVTLFALFSLWLILRLRPAHAQPVTP from the coding sequence GTGTTCTCTGGACTCGACGTACGGCTGATCGCCAGCTTCGTGGCGGCGATCACCTTCGACATCTTGATGCCGGTGGTGGTGGTGCTGTGGGTGCGGCGGAGGTTCGGCGTGGCCTGGCGGGTCATCGGCATCGGCGCGCTGGCCTTTGCCCTCTCGCAGCTCTTCACCCGGGTGCCGGCGATCCAGGTCATCCAGTACCTGTTGATGGACGAGCTGAAGGCCTCGGCCGTCCTGATGAACGTCTGGATCGCCGTGCTGAGCCTCACCGCCGGGCTCTTCGAGGAGACGGCGCGGCTCATCGCGTTCAAGTACCCGTTGAAGGACCAGCGGACGTGGAGGAACGCCATCGGCTTCGGGGCCGGGCACGGAGGGCTCGAGTCGGCGGTGCTCATCGGCGGGCTCGCCATCATCGGCCTCATCAACGTGGTGGTCCTCTCGCGGATGGACGTCTCGACGCTGCCGCTCGCGCCCGAGCAGCTCGAGCAGGTGCGTGCGGCGAAGGCGCAGATCTCCGCGATCCGATGGTGGGAGCCGCTGCTGGGTGCCTACGAGCGCGTGGGCGCGATGCTCCTCCACATCGCCATGACGGTGCTGGTGCTCCAGCGGTTCCTGCGAAACCAACGGCGCTGGTACTGGCTCGCCGTTGGAACCCACGCGCTCATGAACGGAGCGGCCGTGGTGGCGATGAAAGCGGGGGGCCCCTTCGCCGCGGAGGGCGTAGTGACCCTGTTCGCCCTCTTCAGCCTGTGGCTCATCCTGCGCTTGCGGCCGGCTCACGCGCAGCCCGTGACGCCCTGA
- the groES gene encoding co-chaperone GroES, translating to MKIRPLQDRLIVKRVAEENKTKGGLFIPDTAKEKPLEGKVLAVGNGKVLEDGKVRPLDIKAGDTILFSKYAGTEIKIDGEEHLILREEDVLGVIEK from the coding sequence GTGAAGATTCGTCCCCTGCAGGATCGTCTGATCGTCAAGCGCGTTGCCGAGGAGAACAAGACCAAGGGCGGTCTGTTCATCCCCGACACCGCCAAGGAGAAGCCCCTCGAGGGCAAGGTGCTCGCGGTCGGCAACGGCAAGGTGCTCGAGGACGGCAAGGTCCGCCCGCTCGACATCAAGGCCGGCGACACCATCCTGTTCAGCAAGTACGCGGGCACCGAGATCAAGATCGACGGCGAGGAGCACCTCATTCTCCGTGAGGAGGATGTGCTCGGCGTGATCGAGAAGTAA
- the groL gene encoding chaperonin GroEL (60 kDa chaperone family; promotes refolding of misfolded polypeptides especially under stressful conditions; forms two stacked rings of heptamers to form a barrel-shaped 14mer; ends can be capped by GroES; misfolded proteins enter the barrel where they are refolded when GroES binds), with protein sequence MAKDILFDVRAREAILRGVNILADAVKVTLGPKGRNVVIEKSFGSPTITKDGVTVAKEIELENKFENMGAQMVKEVASKTSDVAGDGTTTATVLAQAIFREGAKLVAAGHNPMDIKRGIDKAVAAIVAELKTLAKPTKDKKEIAQVGTISANGDTTIGQIIADAMEKVGKEGVITVEEAKGLDTTLDVVEGMQFDRGYLSPYFVTDPERMEVVLNDALILINEKKISSMKDMLPILEQVARSGKPLLIIAEDIEGEALATLVVNKIRGVLNVAAVKAPGFGDRRKAMLEDIATLTGGRMIAEDLGIKMETLTLNDLGRAKRITIDKDNTTIVDGAGAQKDIEARVKQIRAQIEETTSDYDREKLQERLAKLVGGVAVINVGAATETEMKEKKARVEDALNATRAAVEEGVVPGGGVALLRCSKALDTLKVDAGEKFGVDIIRRSVEEPLRQIVANGGLEGSVIVNKVKEGTGSFGFNAATSTYEDLLAAGVIDPAKVSRTALQNAASVASLMLTTEAMVADRPKEEKEGAGAGGGMGGMGGMGGMGGMGM encoded by the coding sequence ATGGCGAAGGACATTCTTTTCGACGTTCGTGCGCGCGAGGCCATCCTGCGCGGCGTGAACATCCTGGCCGACGCGGTGAAGGTCACCCTGGGCCCCAAGGGCCGCAACGTGGTGATCGAGAAGTCGTTCGGCTCGCCCACGATCACCAAGGACGGCGTGACCGTCGCCAAGGAGATCGAGCTCGAGAACAAGTTCGAGAACATGGGCGCGCAGATGGTGAAGGAGGTCGCCTCCAAGACCTCCGACGTGGCCGGTGACGGCACCACCACGGCGACCGTGCTGGCCCAGGCCATCTTCCGCGAGGGCGCCAAGCTGGTGGCCGCCGGTCACAACCCGATGGACATCAAGCGCGGCATCGACAAGGCCGTGGCCGCCATCGTGGCCGAGCTGAAGACGCTGGCCAAGCCGACCAAGGACAAGAAGGAGATCGCCCAGGTCGGTACCATCTCCGCCAACGGCGACACCACCATCGGGCAGATCATCGCCGACGCGATGGAGAAGGTCGGCAAGGAGGGCGTCATCACGGTGGAGGAGGCCAAGGGTCTCGACACCACCCTGGACGTGGTCGAGGGCATGCAGTTCGACCGCGGCTACCTCTCCCCGTACTTCGTGACGGATCCGGAGCGCATGGAGGTCGTCCTCAACGACGCTCTCATCCTCATCAACGAGAAGAAGATCTCCTCGATGAAGGACATGCTCCCCATCCTCGAGCAGGTGGCGCGCTCCGGCAAGCCGCTGCTGATCATCGCCGAGGACATCGAGGGCGAGGCCCTGGCCACCCTGGTGGTCAACAAGATCCGCGGCGTGCTGAACGTGGCCGCCGTGAAGGCCCCGGGCTTCGGTGACCGCCGCAAGGCCATGCTCGAGGACATCGCCACCCTGACGGGCGGCCGGATGATCGCCGAGGACCTCGGCATCAAGATGGAGACGCTGACCCTCAACGACCTGGGCCGCGCCAAGCGCATCACCATCGACAAGGACAACACCACCATCGTCGACGGTGCCGGTGCGCAGAAGGACATCGAGGCGCGCGTGAAGCAGATCCGCGCCCAGATCGAGGAGACCACCAGCGACTACGACCGCGAGAAGCTCCAGGAGCGTCTGGCGAAGCTGGTGGGCGGCGTGGCCGTCATCAACGTGGGCGCCGCGACCGAGACCGAGATGAAGGAGAAGAAGGCTCGCGTCGAGGACGCCCTCAACGCGACCCGCGCCGCCGTGGAGGAGGGCGTGGTGCCTGGCGGTGGCGTGGCCCTGCTGCGCTGCTCCAAGGCGCTGGACACCCTCAAGGTCGACGCCGGTGAGAAGTTCGGCGTGGACATCATCCGCCGCTCCGTCGAGGAGCCGCTGCGTCAGATCGTCGCCAACGGCGGTCTCGAGGGCAGCGTCATCGTCAACAAGGTCAAGGAGGGCACTGGCTCGTTCGGCTTCAACGCCGCCACCAGCACCTACGAGGACCTGCTGGCCGCGGGCGTGATCGACCCCGCCAAGGTGAGCCGCACCGCGCTGCAGAACGCGGCCTCCGTTGCCTCCCTGATGCTCACCACCGAGGCCATGGTGGCGGATCGTCCGAAGGAGGAGAAGGAGGGCGCTGGCGCCGGCGGTGGCATGGGCGGCATGGGTGGTATGGGCGGCATGGGCGGCATGGGCATGTAG
- a CDS encoding sensor histidine kinase, with protein sequence MWSSRTVGLLCGIILGFFAVDTLFLDRFSAWVLGLRAVWALNIMAYPILIRRGSDSWLGPLTDLNALISSVCVLGICQAMGGVGSPYFVMVSTQPLATALVHHRRRRATLVSGTVCCVGTLMLLRSWGEPSTIEALTWMFMMLGMTLLAVYFSQQTLKVQQAEHQARLERARRESLEALALSEHRRAQSEKLAIVGRLASGVAHEINNPLAYVGSNVDFVRKELLANQGESSREELAEVLAETRVGIQHIRQVVADLRGFARMDANEPTECRLADVVADAMKLASLRLKHVPLRRVDVPLDLPEIFVVRQRLVQVVLNLLVNAGDALESHKVERGEVGVVGRCEQGRVVLLVEDNGPGFPSHVLSRLFEAFFTTKSPDKGTGLGLNLSRELVEQFGGTLTAYNRPQGGACLRIELPAHQSDSSDEEEPEPKGKGQGVTGCA encoded by the coding sequence GTGTGGAGCTCCCGGACGGTCGGGCTGCTCTGCGGGATCATCCTCGGCTTCTTCGCGGTGGATACGCTCTTCCTGGACCGCTTCAGCGCCTGGGTCCTGGGACTGCGCGCGGTGTGGGCCCTGAACATCATGGCCTACCCGATCCTCATCCGGAGGGGCTCCGACTCCTGGCTGGGCCCGCTCACGGATCTGAACGCGCTGATCTCCAGCGTGTGTGTCCTGGGGATCTGCCAGGCGATGGGAGGCGTGGGGAGCCCCTACTTCGTCATGGTGTCCACCCAGCCGCTGGCCACCGCCCTGGTGCACCACCGGCGCAGGCGGGCGACGCTCGTGAGCGGCACGGTGTGCTGCGTGGGAACCCTGATGCTCCTGCGGAGCTGGGGGGAGCCGTCCACCATCGAGGCGCTGACGTGGATGTTCATGATGCTGGGGATGACCCTGCTCGCGGTGTACTTCTCCCAGCAGACGCTCAAGGTCCAGCAGGCGGAGCATCAGGCCCGGCTCGAGCGCGCGCGCCGCGAGTCACTGGAGGCGCTGGCCCTCAGCGAGCACCGCCGGGCCCAGTCGGAGAAGCTGGCCATCGTGGGCCGGCTGGCGTCGGGCGTGGCGCATGAGATCAACAACCCCCTGGCCTACGTGGGCTCCAACGTCGACTTCGTGCGCAAGGAGCTGCTGGCCAACCAGGGGGAGTCCTCCCGCGAGGAGCTGGCCGAGGTGCTCGCGGAGACACGCGTGGGCATCCAGCACATCCGCCAGGTCGTCGCGGACCTGAGGGGCTTCGCGCGCATGGACGCCAACGAGCCGACCGAGTGCCGCCTGGCGGATGTGGTGGCCGATGCCATGAAGCTGGCCTCGCTGCGGCTCAAGCACGTGCCGTTGCGGCGGGTGGACGTGCCCCTGGATCTGCCGGAGATCTTCGTCGTGCGGCAGCGGCTGGTGCAGGTGGTGCTCAACCTGCTGGTCAACGCCGGGGACGCGCTGGAGTCGCACAAGGTGGAGCGTGGCGAGGTGGGGGTGGTGGGGCGCTGCGAGCAGGGGCGGGTGGTGCTGCTCGTCGAGGACAACGGGCCCGGCTTCCCCTCGCACGTGCTGTCCCGGCTCTTCGAGGCCTTCTTCACCACCAAGAGTCCCGACAAGGGCACCGGCCTGGGGCTCAACCTCTCGCGCGAGCTGGTGGAGCAGTTCGGCGGCACGCTCACCGCCTACAACCGTCCCCAGGGCGGGGCGTGCCTGCGCATCGAGCTGCCCGCCCATCAGTCCGACTCCTCCGATGAGGAGGAGCCGGAGCCCAAGGGGAAGGGTCAGGGCGTCACGGGCTGCGCGTGA
- a CDS encoding NUDIX hydrolase codes for MPREASAGGVVVRDLGSELEVAVIRPHGRSLWALPKGHVDPGETPEQTAAREVWEETGLRASLVAPLGEIRYVYQFRGQRIFKRVHFYLFRYQSGVLGDIQHAGHRVEVDETRWVPLARVAALLGYKGEKAIAARAARMLLRAGASLVLSGVRPEGTGD; via the coding sequence ATGCCCCGTGAGGCGTCCGCCGGAGGAGTCGTCGTGCGAGACCTGGGGAGCGAACTGGAGGTGGCCGTCATCCGGCCCCACGGCCGCTCCCTCTGGGCGCTTCCCAAGGGTCATGTGGACCCAGGGGAGACGCCCGAGCAGACGGCGGCCCGCGAGGTGTGGGAGGAGACGGGCCTGAGGGCCTCGCTCGTCGCGCCGTTGGGGGAGATCCGCTACGTCTACCAGTTCCGCGGCCAGCGCATCTTCAAGCGCGTCCACTTCTACCTGTTCCGCTACCAGTCGGGCGTCCTGGGAGACATCCAGCACGCGGGACACCGGGTGGAGGTGGATGAGACGCGCTGGGTGCCACTGGCGCGGGTGGCGGCCCTGCTGGGCTACAAGGGCGAGAAGGCCATCGCCGCGCGCGCGGCGAGGATGCTGCTGCGCGCGGGGGCCAGTCTCGTCCTCTCCGGGGTGCGCCCGGAGGGCACCGGGGACTAG
- the grxC gene encoding glutaredoxin 3 → MKPVKIYTTTYCGYCVRAKDLLTRKGVKYEELDVTGDDEMRAKLVEMSGQRTVPQIWIGDTHVGGYSDLARLDSEGRLDPMLQA, encoded by the coding sequence TTGAAGCCCGTGAAAATCTACACCACGACCTATTGCGGTTACTGCGTCCGGGCGAAGGATCTGCTCACCCGCAAGGGCGTGAAGTACGAGGAGCTGGACGTCACCGGCGATGACGAGATGCGCGCGAAGCTGGTGGAGATGAGTGGCCAGCGGACCGTGCCGCAGATCTGGATTGGCGACACCCACGTGGGTGGCTACTCGGACCTCGCCCGCCTGGACAGCGAGGGACGGCTCGATCCCATGCTCCAGGCCTGA
- the rpoZ gene encoding DNA-directed RNA polymerase subunit omega: MARVTVEDCLPLVDNRFALVLLAAKRARQLMAGARPIIDTSKNKPPVLSLREVATGRVKFDRDVREALTGKYTQGEKPQQDGSI; this comes from the coding sequence ATGGCTCGCGTTACAGTCGAAGACTGCCTCCCCCTGGTCGACAACCGCTTCGCGCTCGTGCTGCTGGCGGCCAAGCGTGCCCGCCAGCTCATGGCCGGTGCCCGCCCCATCATCGACACCTCCAAGAACAAGCCGCCCGTGCTCTCCCTGCGCGAGGTGGCCACCGGCCGGGTGAAGTTCGACCGCGACGTGCGCGAGGCCCTCACCGGCAAGTACACCCAGGGCGAGAAGCCCCAGCAGGACGGCAGCATCTAG